A stretch of DNA from Synechococcus sp. PROS-9-1:
ATCCAAAAGTGCCATTGGGGCATCGTCATGGATTCAATGCCCTTCCTCACCCCATGCCGCATCGTCCACCCACAACCAAAGTTTTGGGTGACGCCGTAGCCAGCTGGCAGGCACCTCTGGATCACCATCCAGATCCAACGCCTTGCGCAGGATCCCCGCCTTAGGCGCACCGGTCACGATCAAGTGAAGTTCATTCGCCGCCAGGATCTCGTGCAGGCCCAGGGTGATCGCTTGCTCCGGAACCAACCCTGGACTGCCCTGGAACGCAGGGGCATTTTGTGATCGCGTAGCGGGGCTGAGTCTGACCACACGACAGCGCATATCTGGACCACATGGGGGCTCGTTAAATCCCACATGCCCATTACTGCCCAATCCCAACAGCTGCGAGCCAATCCCACCAGCGCTGCGGATCTCAGCTGCAAAATGATCAGCGGCCGCCTCAGGGTCGGCAGCAGCTCCATCTGGCAACAACACCTGCGCCGGATGAAGCCCGAGTGGCCGCACCAGGTGATGCCCCATAAAGGCAGAGAAGGAGCTGGGATGCTCCGGTGACAAACCCACATATTCATCAAGATTGAAACTGAGCCAGCGCTGACGCAACAGCTGCAGACGGTCCGTAGGCCAATCCCTTAAACGTGAGACCAATGCGGCATAAAGCGGCTCCATGGTGCGTCCCGTCGCCAAACCAAGGGGCCGAAATGCCTGTTGCTCAAGAGAGTCCCGCACTCCTTGTTCAAGCTGATCAACCACAGCCTCCATGAGCTGCAGCGGATTGCGCCTGCGCACGATGGTGATCGTGTCTG
This window harbors:
- a CDS encoding glucosamine-6-phosphate deaminase; this translates as MEAVVDQLEQGVRDSLEQQAFRPLGLATGRTMEPLYAALVSRLRDWPTDRLQLLRQRWLSFNLDEYVGLSPEHPSSFSAFMGHHLVRPLGLHPAQVLLPDGAAADPEAAADHFAAEIRSAGGIGSQLLGLGSNGHVGFNEPPCGPDMRCRVVRLSPATRSQNAPAFQGSPGLVPEQAITLGLHEILAANELHLIVTGAPKAGILRKALDLDGDPEVPASWLRRHPKLWLWVDDAAWGEEGH